ATAGGTATAGAAAGGTTCACTAAATACATATTAGATTTGGATCATGTTGAAAAAACTAGGTTGTTCGCCAAAGCTCCTGGAAAGTATACCATTTAGTTGTATTAACAAAAAAGGTCTAAAATGTTTATTATTGCAGAGCAAGAGACGTTCATCGAGGATCGTCTCTGCTTTCCTTTTTAAGGAAATTAATTTTTTTTACTGGAGGTATCTAATGAATATAAAAAGGGCTATTATTTCAGTTTACGACAAAACTAATTTAGAGGATTTAGCTAGTTTTTTATTTCGCAATGGTGTCGAAATTATATGTACAGAAGGGACAAATAAATATCTTCAAGAAAAAGGAATTCCTACTGTAAAGATGGCTGATTATATTGGATTTCCTGAAATTCTAGGTGGGCGTGTTAAAAGTATAGATCCAAAATTAGCTGGAGGTATTTTAGCCAAGTCTAACAATAAACAGCATGAAGAAGATATGATTAATTATAATATTAAAAAAATTGATATGGTTGTGGGTAATTTTCCTACCTTTGAGGAAATTGCAAAAAAAACAAAGAATGAGGAAACACTTTTAGAAAATATAGATATTGGAGGCTATTCTCTTCTTAGGGCGGCTGCAAAAAATTATAAAGATGTTGTGGCATTGGTAGATCCAAAAGATTATCAAATAGTTATTGACAATTTAGAGGATTGTGGTGATGTTCCTTTACAATTAAGAAGAAAGTTGGCATTGAAAGTTTTCTTTTCTACATCTAAGTACGATGCCAGCATTCATAAAATCTTTTCTGAACTATTTGCAGCCGAGAAGTTTGACCATGAATTTTTTGAAATATTGGGAAACTTAAGGTATGGCTCTAATCCAATGCAAGAAGCGATTTTAATGAAATTTTTGGGAAAGGATACTTTCATCGATTATCTAGAAAATTTAACTTTTCATAAAAAGCCTACATTGAGGATATTAAAAGACATAAAATTACTTTTTCATTTGGCGAGTTTTACAAACAATGAGTTTTTGGGTTTTGCAAAGAAAGGAATTTTCGTATTTGGATATTCTTCTCCCACTGAAGAAGAAAAAAAACAATTTGTTAGAATTATTAAAGAACTAAAAGGCGGGGTTGTTTATAGTGACGATCCAAATATAATTACTGAGTTGAAAGATTCAAAACATGACGGAGTAATGACTTCTTATAATCTTGAACAAAGAGAAGAAATAATTTCCTTTAAACCGATGGTTTTTAAGGTTAATAAAAAAGTTTTGGAACAAGAAGAAGAATATATCGTGGATGGTGATTTGGTCGTAAAGCAAAATTTTCAAGAGATTGCTTTGAATTTATCTCCTTCAGAACAATTGGGCTTCGAGATCGCTAAGATTCATAAATCTGATACCTCTGTGTATGTAAAAAATAATCTCATTTGTTGTGGTAATCAGTCTTGTTTGAACAGAGAAATCGCATTAAATGCCCTTGAAAATACTTTGGAAAGATTTGAAGTACTTCTGAAGGAAGGAACAATTATATTTGATTCTCCTATTAATTCTGAGAAAATTACTGATGCAATATTAAATTGGCAGGTTGAAAAGGTAATTGTTCCTCCAACCTTACCGGGATACGAAAAGTATATAAAGATTTTAGAGGAAAATGGCGTTACTTTGTTGGTAACACAGAGAAGGTATCATAGATATTAATGTGCATTAAGGGGCTTTGCCCCTTAAAAACCCCAAAATCAAAATTTATTTTAAAAAAACTATTTTGCATAAACCAGCAAAAAACATAGTTTGCACAGTACGCAAACAAGGAGTGATACCAAATTTCTTTACCTTTAGTCTCAGTAATATTAGTTTGTAGAAATGAAGAAAAAACGATCGAAAATGTGTTAAATTCTTTAATCAATCAGACAAGAAAGCCGGATGAGATAATTGTCGTTGATGGTCAGTCGACGGATAATACCGTTAGTATAATAGAGAAACTCGCTGAAAAGAGTAATAATATAAAAATCATTACGAATAAAAAAAAATATACCCCTTACGGTTTAAATTTAGGGATCAAAAATAGTAAGGGGGATTTTGTTTTTATAGCTGGTTCCCATACGGAATTTGATAAAAAATATTTGGAATCTTGTGTGAAGTTTTTGATGAAACACCCAGAAGCGGGCGCAGTTGGAGGAGTGTCTTTGGCGACCCCCGTTAATGCTAAAAGTTGTTTACAAAAATCGATGGCTTTCTCGTTTTCTTCCCCCTTTGGTACAGCATCCAGGCATAGATATCAAGTGAAAGAGCCACGAGAAGTTGATACCGTTGCATATGCATGTTATAGAAGAGAAGTTTTTGATAAGGTTGGATATTTTAATGATAAACTTTTAAGAAATCAAGATATTGAATTTAATTATAGAATGAGAAAAAAGGGTTTAAAAATCTTTTTATTGCCAATTACAAATAAATATTATGTTCCAAATGGATTGTTGGATTTTATGAAAAAGAATTTTTCAAACGGTTTTTGGAATTACATAACTCTAAAAATATCTCCTTATGGGATTTCCCTTAGACATTTCATTCCTCTTATTTTCGTAGTGTATCTTTTTTGCTTATTCTTATTTTTGGTTCTATCAAAAAATACTGCTTTTAATATTATTTTAGCGATTCCTTTTTTCATATATTTGTTATTAGACACATTATTTTCATTAAAATATGCTATAAAAGAGAAAAATATTTTATTGTTATTTTGTAGTTTTTTTATGTTTTTACTTTTGCATATTTCATATGGTTTAGGAACATTTTGGAGTATAATAAAATCAATCCGTTTTACAAAGATCGGGAAAACATAAATTTTGAAAAATTGTGGGTGAATGCAATTTGTTAGTCATAAAATGTATAAGCTCTTTTGTCTTATCAATTATTTTAGTTCCCATTATGATAAGAGTTGCAAAAAAATACAATATTGTTGATAGGCCTGACAATAAGTTGAAAGTTCATAAGGCTCCCATTCCTTATTTGGGTGGTGTTGCTATTTTTCTTTCAATCTTACCCTTTTATTACAATGATATTGGTTTTATAATTCCTGCCAGTATTTTAACTTTTATTGGGCTTTACGATGATATTAAGAGCGTTTCTCCTTATGTTAGATTATTTGCAGAGTTTGTTGTAGTTTCAATGGCAATATATTTTGTTGGAGGAATTATACAACCTTTTCAGTTTTTTATTTTGGTATTAACAGGAATTGCTCTAGTTAACGGAGTGAATATGGTTGATGGAATGGATGGAGTTTGTGCTGGAACGGCAATAGTAAGTCTGTTATTCTTTTCGTTGATATCCAAAAATTACGAACTGTTAATCTTTGCTTTTGCTATTTTTGGATTTCTATTATACAATTTACCACCAGCTAAAATTTTTCTTGGCGATGCGGGTTCTTATCTTTTGGGTTTTATTTTGTTTTATTCCTTTTCTTTTCTATCCGGGAGATCTGGTAGAGGAGGTTACTTCATCTCATTAATTATCACTGGGTTTTATTTCACGGATTTGGCTTATGCTGTGATAAGACGTTTACTTAGTAAAAAATCTCCTTTTTTAGGGGACAAGGAGCATATTTATGATAAAATTCGAAAAAAATATAAAATAAAACCATTGTTTGTGGCATTAGTTACATATATTATTTCTGTTGTTTTTGGTATAATCGGCTTAATTACTTGGGATTTTCAATTAATAGGTGTTATAATTGTATTGATGTTATTTATATTTCTAGGTTATCATTTTAAGTTGTACAAATATGAGTGATTGAAGAATCAATTATACCAAAAAAATTTCCAAAAGTTTTATGTAAAAGAGGTGTTGTGATGATAATTTTAAAAGGCAATTATGGTGATTATATGAAACTTCGGCCTGTATCAGTTAAAAAGATTTTCCTAGACGAGTCGATGTTGAGAAACAACAAAGATCCTGATATTTACGAAAAATATATTTATGAAGTGGAAGGAAGGTTCGGAAATTACAAATGGTTTAATAACGAGTTCAATTTGGAGGGAAGGGGTAATGGGAAATTAGATAAACTTACCTTTGATATAGAATATATCCCGTTGATATTGACAATCTTAAGGATTAATGCTTTTTTTAAATCGAAAAAGAAGAGTATGATTTCCGTGCTTGCTTCTGATCATGAAAACCAAACTTCGGAGATAATTGCAGAGGAGTCATTTATTTATTCTTTGAATGAAAGTAATAATTTATCATTTTTGTTTTTAAGAAAAATAGGTAAAGGCTTAATCGAACATCACTTAATTTTCACTAACGACTATGGAGATCATTTTGATATGTATATAGAAAGTGATCGCAAGAGTATAGAAAGTTTTTATAAAAATCTGTTGAACGAAACAAATAATTTTCGGGTAGCGATACTTCCAAATATTGCTCAGAAGATCTCTCCATTTTATGAAAAAATAATCGAGAAAATAGCGATCGTTAATTACGAAAATGTTTACAATATTACGGATGATTTTTTTACATTGTATAATCTCAATCCAAAAGAATTTCTGAAAAATTCTGAACCTCGGCAAGAATTAGAAAGGTTTACAAATTATTTGTTTAATGGAAAAAATGAAGAAGAAGAAGATTATTATTTCGATGAAGATATAGACGATGTCGATATTGATTTTACTATAAAGAATATGGAAGATATAGAAGATGAGCTAAAAGATATTACAGATTTGCAAAACAGGGATCAGTTTTTAGGAAACTCTTATTACTATAATGAATCGTACGATTTGTTTATAGAAATGGAAGAAGAGTTTATGGATTTTATGGATCATATAATTTTTGATGAAAATTTGAAAAAGCAGGATAAAGAGTACTATTTAGAAAAAATAAAGAGAATGATCAACGAAGTTTCCTTAATATTCCAAGATTTAAAAGAAAAGAAAGAGTTTGAAAGAGAACTTTTATTAGATATGGTAAACGCTTATGGAATTGAGCAAATTACTGATAAAAAAGATTTAATTTCGGAAATTTTTGAAGAAATAGATATGACTACTGATCTAAATGAAATATATGAAATCTCAGAAGATAAGATCTTAAACGATTATAAAAATTGGTATAAGGATCTAATATTTAAGAAAGGTAAAAGTATGAAAGAAGTCATTAACAACTAATATCAAGAATAATACCCGTTTGGTGAGCCACCAAACGGGTATTATTTTGAGCCTCTCAAAATCCTAAATGCGTAAAGTATCGATCACTATAGTAATATGTAATATTTTAAAATATTTCTCCTTCTCCAAGCTTGTAGTCTACTAATTTTAATTTTCTTATTATGGGTATATCGTAAGGACATCTTTCTTCACATATACTGCATTTTGTACAATCTTTGAAGGTCTTATTAAGTTTAGAATAAGCGGTTTTAGCTTCGTTTTGGTTTCCAAACCAGAATGCCAATCTTTCTCTCAGCGCATAATCTGGGGCCTCGTGAGGTTGATAATCCCTCATTTGTCTGTCGTACCATCCCTCGTACTCAAACACTTTCATAATTTCTATATTTTCTGGGCAAGGCAAACATTTACCACATTGTCTACATACATAATTTCCAAGTTCGGGAGCTCGATAATACAGATTTTCTACAGATTTTTTAGGTAAAGGTTTAAAATTTTCAGCTATCTGAATGTCTTTTCTTAACATGTCTTCGGAGTTTGCTCCTACAACCATTACATCTAAATCCTGAGTCAAAGCATAGTTTAATGCATCGTAGGTAGACCTATAAAGATAACCATCTGCAAAAGCTTTCATGCCAACAATTCCCATGTTTTTTGATCTTGCAAAAGGAATGACTTCTTGATAGGTACTCGGGAAATTAAATATATCCAAGTAGTTAAAACCTGTCATTAGAACATCTAAGTCTACTGTTTTTATCAGTTTAAGTGCATAATTCCCCAAGCCGTGAAAAGATACACCCAATGCTCTTATAATCCCATCTTTTTTAGCTTGAAACAGATAATCTAAGGCTGAATCTTTTTTCAATAAGGCGTCGACATCTTCTTCAGTTGTAACATGGTGGAGAAACAAAATATCTAAATGATCGGTGTTTAGGTTCTTTAAAGTTCTTTCTACAAAATGTCGAGCATTTTTCTTATCTCGAGCATGGCATTTGCTAGCAAGAATTACTTGATCTCTTCTACCTTTCAAAGCGTATGAAATTTTCTTTTCAGATTCGCCATCTCCGTATTCAGCCGCAGTCTCAACGTAATTACCACCCGACATTAGATAAATATCCATTAATTTTGAAACAACATCCTGTGAGATTTCCAACATATGAAACCCACCCAAACCTAAAAGAGAAACCTCAAACCCAGTTTTACCAAGTACTTTTTTATTCATAAAGATCACCTCTATAATTTTGGATCAAGCTAATTCATTTTTGACTTGCTTTAAAAACAATCTTATAGGTATATGCTGTGGACATTCTGCTTCGCAATCACCACATTCCTCACAAATAGAGGCATCTATGCCTTGTTTGATCAAAGTTTGATATCTTTCTTTTGCCTCTGGTAAGTTATCAAATATGTAGCCTTCATTATATATACTAAAAATTGTAGGAATAGGTATACCGTTTTTACAAGGTACACAATAATTACATCCAGTACAATCTATCTTGGATTTACTCTTGTAAATATTTCTGACTTGTTCAATCGCCTTTAATTCTTTTTCACTTAAGGAATTTTGATCTGAATCATCTGCAGTTTTAAGATTTTCTATCACTTGTTCCATTGTGGACATTCCGCTCAGAACGGTAGTTACCTCAGGATGGTTCCACACCCATTTTAACGCCCAATAAGCTGGTGACTTGGTTTTATCTAAATTACTCAAGATTTCGAGAGCTTCTTGAGGTAATTTATTAGCCAATTTGCCTCCTCTAATTGGTTCCATTATTATTACCGCCAAACCCTTTCTTTTAGCATACTTTAATCCTGCGATTCCTGCTTGAAAATGTGTATCAAGATAATTGTATTGTATTTGACAAAAATCCCAGTTA
This genomic window from Petrotoga mexicana DSM 14811 contains:
- a CDS encoding glycosyltransferase family 2 protein, which produces MLVCRNEEKTIENVLNSLINQTRKPDEIIVVDGQSTDNTVSIIEKLAEKSNNIKIITNKKKYTPYGLNLGIKNSKGDFVFIAGSHTEFDKKYLESCVKFLMKHPEAGAVGGVSLATPVNAKSCLQKSMAFSFSSPFGTASRHRYQVKEPREVDTVAYACYRREVFDKVGYFNDKLLRNQDIEFNYRMRKKGLKIFLLPITNKYYVPNGLLDFMKKNFSNGFWNYITLKISPYGISLRHFIPLIFVVYLFCLFLFLVLSKNTAFNIILAIPFFIYLLLDTLFSLKYAIKEKNILLLFCSFFMFLLLHISYGLGTFWSIIKSIRFTKIGKT
- a CDS encoding aldo/keto reductase, with translation MKYRKFGKYDVELSALGFGCMRLPVLNEDPSKIDEEKATRMLRYAIDNGLNYVDTAYPYHQGNSEYFVGRALKDGYREKVYLATKNPVWLANKYEDFEKYLDEQLKKLDTEYIDMYLLHSLDKERWSKIYNLDVLNFLDEAKRKGKIKFAGFSFHDDFKTFKKIVDSYNWDFCQIQYNYLDTHFQAGIAGLKYAKRKGLAVIIMEPIRGGKLANKLPQEALEILSNLDKTKSPAYWALKWVWNHPEVTTVLSGMSTMEQVIENLKTADDSDQNSLSEKELKAIEQVRNIYKSKSKIDCTGCNYCVPCKNGIPIPTIFSIYNEGYIFDNLPEAKERYQTLIKQGIDASICEECGDCEAECPQHIPIRLFLKQVKNELA
- a CDS encoding glycosyltransferase family 4 protein is translated as MLVIKCISSFVLSIILVPIMIRVAKKYNIVDRPDNKLKVHKAPIPYLGGVAIFLSILPFYYNDIGFIIPASILTFIGLYDDIKSVSPYVRLFAEFVVVSMAIYFVGGIIQPFQFFILVLTGIALVNGVNMVDGMDGVCAGTAIVSLLFFSLISKNYELLIFAFAIFGFLLYNLPPAKIFLGDAGSYLLGFILFYSFSFLSGRSGRGGYFISLIITGFYFTDLAYAVIRRLLSKKSPFLGDKEHIYDKIRKKYKIKPLFVALVTYIISVVFGIIGLITWDFQLIGVIIVLMLFIFLGYHFKLYKYE
- a CDS encoding aldo/keto reductase, whose translation is MNKKVLGKTGFEVSLLGLGGFHMLEISQDVVSKLMDIYLMSGGNYVETAAEYGDGESEKKISYALKGRRDQVILASKCHARDKKNARHFVERTLKNLNTDHLDILFLHHVTTEEDVDALLKKDSALDYLFQAKKDGIIRALGVSFHGLGNYALKLIKTVDLDVLMTGFNYLDIFNFPSTYQEVIPFARSKNMGIVGMKAFADGYLYRSTYDALNYALTQDLDVMVVGANSEDMLRKDIQIAENFKPLPKKSVENLYYRAPELGNYVCRQCGKCLPCPENIEIMKVFEYEGWYDRQMRDYQPHEAPDYALRERLAFWFGNQNEAKTAYSKLNKTFKDCTKCSICEERCPYDIPIIRKLKLVDYKLGEGEIF